A stretch of DNA from Malus sylvestris chromosome 9, drMalSylv7.2, whole genome shotgun sequence:
TTGGATACATTACCAGGAAATAGTCAGTCGTGTTGATTATCAACATTGGCAACACTCTTCAAATCTCTTCTTCGTACTTCCTCAACAGAAACATCTGCAAGTGAATGTGTTGCCAAACATAAATTTCAATTTAAACATTCACACTAATGCAATTCCACACATTTCAATTAGCCTATAACAATTACGATTTAGTCACTTACATCGATAGGCAGCCAACCTTCTAGATGAAGCAGCCGCCTCTAGAAATCGGTGTCTTTTGCCATTGGTATCTCTAATGGGGCAACCAAACTAACAATATAACGAAACACATTAACAACCATCATTGTACTCAATTACTTAATATTTTCATGGATAAAGAAAGTCCAAACTTAAATGCATAACTCATTGCATGTCATTCTCTTTACCATATTGAACTGATAGATCGCATCAAACATGCAGCCTATTTCCATAGGTTTAATTATCACATCTCTGTGCACAACATCATCATGGAGTTGAACGACTTCAAGTTTGTGGCACTTTGTGACGTTAAAGATGAATAGTAAATTACGAaccaattttgttttcttcaattGCCTTCTTTTGGTTGCTGCTGCCATTGTCATTCCCCTAGTGTACCAGACCTTCCTTTTGGTTTTAATATGCTTGCCCTCAAGTATAGAGACCTCATTGTCATCATCAAAACCTTTCACATCTTTGTAATTGTCTAACAATGGTTCTTCAACCAAACCAACAACAATCTCCAAACATACATGTAAGAGGTTATCTGAATCGATAGTCCCTAAAAACGTCTTAAAaccagcttcctcatctgctctCATAAGATCCTTCCCTCTTGATCCATCTCCATTATCCCATTTGTTGCTCTTCCTCTTTCCCATCCTCACTCATTGGTTCTCCTTCTACTTCTTCCACATAAGTTTGTACATCACCGCCAATTTTACCAtcctattcttcttcttccaccttCTTCAAGACCTTCATCTTTTAAATATCCTTCTTGTGGGCATTCTTTTTCCACCTTTGTAAAGACCTTCCTCTCTTAAATATTCTTCTCATGGGCCAAACGCATGAAGCCACCTTCATCTCCTTTACTTACATTTTCAACTCACTGACACCATTTGTCTCAGTAGTGATGGCTCTTCTCTGATTCAGTCGGGACAATATCCCTAATCCCCATGGCCTGCCTTTTAGCACCACTCATTAGAATTACATTTCTCACACATAAAGTATTCATGAACATTCATAAGCATTCACAGACATGGACATATATTATTCACATTCATTCATAAAGttcataaaattttcaaatacagTGATACCTCTTGGCTATAAATTATGTACCTCTGTAGCTGCTCGTGGATCAGCTGCTTCTTCATTCTCGACCATTGGAGAAGTCTTAAGATGGTTGCCATATCAGTCATCTTACAATAACGTAATGGCTTCTCCAAATGGGAAAATGTTTCGTATGCCAACACCTGTATATGCATTGAATTAGTACTCAATTACAGTAATTAACAAATATTAGAACTCAATCAAAGCAACACATAATACCTCAAAAACATAACTAAACATTTTGCAGCCCCATCCTGATATCTGCCTCCTCTTACTTCCCATGCCTTCTGCTTCCTCCTTTTCATATCCCTTTACATCACCATCcactcttcctcttcctcaccTATTAGCAGCAAAAGAAAGGCTGTCTTGAAGTTGTTCAAAGGACTCCATGAATAACTGTTGAACTTATCCATGTCCTCCACAAGGTGGAAGTAGTCTAGGTTCATAGCCACATTACTTTTCGCCCCTATCAAGATAGCCTCGACAAAGTATACAACCCCATTTTCAACGCATCATCCTTATTTTCGCATTCTTTAAAAGCCCTCTCAAGCTCGCCACAAGTCACCAAaatctttttcctccttttcTTGGGGGCTATCTTTACTTTACCTTTCCTTTTGCCCTTCTACCCTTGTTACTTTctccaacaaaacaaaatttctcAGGAAAATACTTAATCAACAACCTAATGTCGAAATGTTCAACCTCTATATCATAGGTTCGCCACAACAAAGCCCCATAATGAGGCAAAAGTCCTTCGTGAACCGAGTCACTTCAAAGCCTATTAAATATGTGATTCCCACTAGGTCTTTCACTCCTTGATGAGCCACTCTACGGAGCAACAATTCAGGCACCAATTATCCACTAAAGGATGGTTTATGGAGATGCTCTAAGTGTGAAATCCcattcctggatttcactgttataatctacatatgtgtattattgagattttatattatttttcgagaatttatattcaattatttgaatttagattttaattaaactagttacaaagtttgaagtttcaaaattaattatctaaaatccgtagacctttcgaggtcataatttatatttttgaatagaaCTCGATTTCATGAACACGTAGGTGCAAACTGTTCGTGaaatggagttataacgaaaaagttattaacatttaaaaacagaagaaatgagagaaatgagggaggaGGAAAAAGGGGGGACcaattaaaaaagaagaaaataaggaaaaagagggagagataggGCACGGGACCAACGACTCGTTTCCCTTTGCCTACCCGACTCGGTTTTGCTAGTCTTCTCCGACAGTTTTTGTCGGTTTTTCTGGCGAACCATGTCACTCTACCACCTGCAACCTCTTCCACAACCTCTCATCTACCATTCGTGCGCAAGATCGAAGGGATTTAGTTCCAAATTCACGAGGAACTTCACCGAAGCACCGGAGGTACTCGATGATGATTTCGCTGTTTCGACAAGTTGCACCACCCACCACCATCCTTAATCAACTCCCCTTGGACCCAGGAACAAGATCCAACCAGTTGTAAGGGCATCGGAACACCGAGGAAGGAGAATCAAAGCTCACCTATTCTAGGGTTTCTGACGGGTGCAAGTTAATTTGGGACATTTCCCgcccaaattggacttggccatatGTATCAAACTTACTCCACTCATTATGTGCCGataaaatttgttaatttttggaaattattaaattttccgGCAAGTCGGGGCACCCGACTGCCACCTACGGCGGGGCGTGGACCAAGGCACCCCTTAaccttcctaggctaaatttgatacCCCAATTCCATATGTGAAGTCCGATTGACGAAATCTCATCATTTGAacatagttttaatagagactGCCACTTGAtcattatatgaattgacgatccgactgCTGGATTGACACCAAACTTTAGTGCGTTATAGTATGTAATGTTTGAGGATATTAGGAATTGacggattgggaatctgacTTACGAATCTTCCTGGATTGGTTTCCTAAGTTTGTAAAACTAAACGTTGGTGGCCACTTAATTTTAGTGATTGACAGAAATCCCACCATTGGATCGTTCCAAAATTTTAAGATATTGTTCTAGAAGATTAAAGAGACTCTtaggaagttacggatcagGATAGGCGAATCTTTCGAATTAGATTactagggttgtggaccctaccatcGACTTTGATTGATGGTTGACTTTTTATTCAACTAGCTTGAATTATTCTAGTGTGTCGTCTATCTTAGAGTGTTGTTGAGATTGCATGGAGCTTAATGGGCTCATCCTGATGACATGCATCTTAATTTATGTACTAGTGGCACCATATTAAGTTATACTTGTTTATTCAATGTGATTTCTattaaattgttatttttatttttagccatCAATCTATGCTTGTTAATTATGATTCGACTGTAGCTTGGAAAtgtttatgaaatgtggtttgaATTGTATGATTGGTATGATGTGTATGATTGTTTTTATGACGATGTGAACCTAGAATCTGATTAGAAGTATTAGATAGAACTTTTATGCTTGTATGACAAGATAGTTAGTGGTCATGAGAAGTTGATAGTGCAGGTGCCTACATTGTAAATCATGGGGATTGAGGTAAGGGTAGACTATAAGTTGAATTGATTGCATCAGGTGGTACttggatggtcctgcttggtatatccatgaTAAGGGACCACACGTTAGACTATGCCTATGGTTTTACTTGGTTTATCcgcaatgggggaccatactcATTCTACAGGTGATCAtacttggtatatccacgataGGTGATCATTACCTAGAGGTATAAGATacagtcctgcttggtatatccacaataggtgatcactacctagagatATAGGATACAATCCTACTAGGTATATCCACGATGGGGGAccagtgatcatgcttggtatatctacAATAGGTGATCACTGCCAACAAGTTTAGATCATGCTTATGGTTCTGTTTGGTATATCCGCAATAGGGGACCATATGCATACTAGGTGATGatgattagttgtacttggtacattttgATAGGCGACCTTATTTTAGTTGAATTCCGTTAAGAGATCCGAAATCCctactcttgctcatttccataaggttagTCTGGCCTTAGATTCGAGTGAATAGTAATTGCTCACAGTAGGCATCGTGTTTATAAATTAGATTTACcatgttattttttataatcTAAGTGGGTAATTGTATAGACTTCttttattaaactttgtgaGGTGATACATGATCTTGTTGATtgattaacataattaaatattaatatcaTGCCTCCTTGATTCATGGAATTGGTTAATTGAAGTGATTGTGGTATGATGTTGGATATATTTGTTATTAATATGATTAGATTAGTTAATGAATGTGGCTAGAGGAAAATGTTGTGCTTTGTTGATCCTTTGATATGTTACATGCTTTGGATTGCGATATTATGTTGAAAACATAGTGATTTTATGATGGATCGAATGGAAATCTTGAATGTCATGTGGGTTCGTTATGTAGCTTGAATCAATTAATTCATGACTGTCAAGTCCAAATAATTGATTGAGGAATGATACACTTTCCTATTAAAATGTATTGGGATAAGTGTCAAAGTTTAGTGAAtgacgaactacgaatgacttgatccctgtttagggtatctaggtagtctaacgaggatgttagatgcagccataaagtatacggaaAATCATTACGTAGTTGGATCTCAAGTTGTGCTTTGCCCATATCTCGGAGGCGGGATATGTTAGAGATACAGGTATATGGTGATGTCACGTGTCGATCATGGACGTATGTCAAGATCGAGGCGTGACACTAAGTGTCCAAAGCATGATGTCCTAAAGGCAACCAGCTGTGTGTCATTAAACTTTTGACGCATGACTCCTAGCACTTGACTTGCTTGAGAAAGGTTCTTCCCCTAtacaattcttcctcttttaTTGCTAGTTGAACCCCTTGAGTTGCCATCTCATATACACATAACAATACAAACATTCAACACAACCAAATTTAACAATATATACCATGAAGACAACCAAATTCAACAATATATACACTTAACAAAATCTATCAACAAGTTTTCATAACAATACATATACTATGAATAGAGCTTCATGACTTAAGAAATATCAAGATAattgataaaattaaaaaatatttcaacacAAATCAATACCAACTCAAGAATATAACTTCAACAAAACAATAGTTAACAACCTAGCCCTTATACACAGCCTGTCAACAACATTTCATAAACCCACATCTATCACAAATTTCCCAAATATTCCACAAATATCCACCAATTTCAACTAATTTCAACATGCATAATTAACAttaaaaactaaattaattaatcaaatttacataaacaacataatttatttttagggtTCCGAATTTCCTAACtaccaaatttcaaatttacttTGGGGAATGATGTATGATGTTGAATATTGTGAAAGCAAGGACTGTGAACCCAACTCGAATCAAGCAAGCACCACGTCCTTTCTGTGGAACCAACTGGACTCCCTCGAACCAAAATCGCCTGATTTTCTAAACATTTGCGTGGAACTGCAGTGAGGTTAGTAATGACAAGCACAACACAAGTACCAACCAATGGGTTTCGAATAGCAAGGAAATTTTCGAACAGGTACGAAGTTTTCGAGAGGTAGGAATTTCAAATGGCTTGCAGGAGATGAGAGTTTTGCTTTAAGTTCACTGTTGGTGAGAGAGGGAAAGTTTAAATACCAAACTTTAAAACAGTGGGTACCGCTTTTAGATAATGACGGGTCATTTAGGACTAGATTTTATCGTAAGCTCATTTTGATAGATCTGTTTTTAACCGTTCGGATTTGATCCAACGAACGAACGAATTTGGTCCACACCTAAGGTCCGCAAAGTTCAATCCGCACCTTAGAAATCGTGATATGGCCTTTCTTCCtagtttgaatttttgaacCAAGACCGCATGGTCCTTCAATTTGTTATGTTTTTATCCATTCTTAATTATGTCCAACTCAAACAGCTATAAGTactttatggtaaaacctaGCAATAGCTCTACAAACGTAGTTTAattgagaaaatatgagaaaatagaaaacattttaagccaaaaaggtaaaaaaactGCCTCGTCCCATGATTGTAATGGAAAGCCAACAATTTAGGGTTGGTTGCTAGCCATGCCCAGAAGCACGTGGTGGGCAGATGCAATGCCATCAGCTCATGCAGCACACAGGACAATTTAGGGCATAGAGAATGCCTGAcaatatatatgtttatgtcTTTTGCAAAATAATTATGCATTCCCATTTATTGAGTTCAATCACACAAAAGGCGATTATCAAAAGCGACAACTGTGGCCTGACATTCTTGAGATCAACATGGCAATCATTGCAATTCATAGCtttatgttttacttttgagtaattaaatttgtagactgaATTTTATGAACAAAAAGAAGTTGgtaatttgattattatttaatcattgataaacgtgctcattttttatttgtgacatatcatttggtttgctaatttagtctacaaatttaatctctctaacattactctAACTTTTAATAGATCTGTAGGAAATAAAGGATGGGGTTTTATTTCTCCATTGGATTTCATTTTTCTACGAAGCTTTGTCGAAttaggataatgctagagagattaagtatgtaaattaaatgatataaaAGTTGATTATTGAATTATcactaaaatgttgtttaacgtgtttatttcttattgatgcacatcatttagtttacaaatttaatttgcaaattaaatctAGCTAACATGAGTATGCATGCAACTTACCCTTTTTATTTCGAGACATTCATATCTTCATATTTTACTTTTCTAACTTTTAATATATCTGTGGGAAATAAAGGATGGGGTTTTATTTGTCCATTGGATTTCATTTTTCAACATCATTTTCAAAGCTCTATGAGAATGGAATGCTAGGAGActaaatatgtaaattaaataacatgaaATTTAATGATTGGATTATCACTAAAATGTTGTTTTACATGCTTATTTCTCATTGGtgcacattatttagtttacaaatttagcttgcaaatttagtctagcTAAAACATTAGCATGCATGCAACTTACcgtttttattttgattcatgtcttATTCTTTGGAGGGGATCTCCCTTTGTATCCTGGGCATAGATAAAATGTCGTTTACATGTCTCTTATTGGAATATTCAAATTGAGCAATTTTCCTTCTATCTCTTTCAAACCCTAGGACAAAGGACACTAGCAACCAGAGGGGCTCCTTGTTGCATCcctttatatgacttgatttaaTATATTTGATGCATTTGCTTTGGCTCTTGCAGATTTTCTTATTCAAATTTTCCATTGGAAtgtaatgtctaattttattttgtttattcctTTTTTGTGTCGCAGCCTACAGTGGTCCAAGACATGAAATCCGAGAATCCCCAAGAACATGGCCAACCAATATATTGGAAAAAGCGCAGAAAATTCACATCAACAAATTGTACTTCCTTTgtagaaaatgtaaaaaaattatttatctaGCCGACTTTTACGCTGTTGTGATCATTTACATCTACTAATGAATTTAGAGGAGCACAAAGTCTGACCGATGAAAGTGCCTTATTGAAATGCTTTGCTTTAGTGCCAAGGTACTCATTCCAACTAATTGGGCGGTAGAGAGGAGGATGACTTGGACCTACTAATTTTGATAGGGGTGAGATTTGGATACTGGCCGGGGGGCCGAACAAGTAAGCGATAGATAGACGATGTTGGGTCCGGTTCACAACTGCCCGATGAAGGACACTTGGGTACAACCCGTTAGATATTATATGGAAGAGATCACCAACGTTGATCACCAAAGCACCGGGCATTGGTGGAACCGTGACCCACCCGGTGCCCTCCCGAAGCACTTGCAAACCACTAGTGTTGCTTTGGTAGAGGATTGTGAGGAGGGTAGAATCCGTATGTGCAGCCAAACCCATGGCCCGATCTGGCTCTGGACAAGCGGGGTAAGAATTCAATTGTAAGGCAGCTGATGCACCTTTGAATTCACCTTTCGAGCCAGCCCATTTGATATCTTCCATGGATATGCCTAGTGAGCCAAGCATA
This window harbors:
- the LOC126633719 gene encoding gibberellin 3-beta-dioxygenase 1-like, coding for MHLKLSDAFKSHPVNLQLKHPDFNSLHELPDSYAWTNNDDHYPSFLTSFGADDSVPVIDLSDTNALKLTGHACKTWGVFQVTNHGIQQKLLDDIESAGKSLFSLTVQQKLKAARSPDGISGYGFARISSFFKKLMWSEGFTIVGSPVDHFRQLWPQDYDKFCNIIEEYEKEMKMLAGRLMWLMLGSLGISMEDIKWAGSKGEFKGASAALQLNSYPACPEPDRAMGLAAHTDSTLLTILYQSNTSGLQVLREGTGWVTVPPMPGALVINVGDLFHIISNGLYPSVLHRAVVNRTQHRLSIAYLFGPPASIQISPLSKLVGPSHPPLYRPISWNEYLGTKAKHFNKALSSVRLCAPLNSLVDVNDHNSVKVG